A section of the Pediococcus inopinatus genome encodes:
- the murQ gene encoding N-acetylmuramic acid 6-phosphate etherase has translation MIDLSKLTTETRNDKTMNLDELSTNKVLELMNAEDQTVPVSIKKALPEITQAVEKIVASFQAGGRLFYTGAGTSGRLGVLDAAECVPTFGTDPEMVQGLIAGGEQAMTLAVEGAEDSVELGENDLKTHHLSDKDTVVGIAASGRTPYVIGGLDYAKKIGASVISLACNDHAEISRHAEVAIEVPVGPEVLTGSTRLKSGTAQKMVLNMLSTVSMVGIGKVYKNLMVDVKPTNKKLVERSKRIIMQATECDYEIAEKAFVDADQNVKLAIVMILTNLDKDEAEARLKNANGFVRGTIKGGKD, from the coding sequence ATGATTGATTTAAGCAAGTTAACTACTGAAACACGGAACGACAAAACTATGAATCTAGATGAATTATCAACCAATAAAGTTTTAGAACTTATGAATGCTGAAGATCAAACGGTACCAGTAAGCATAAAAAAAGCATTACCCGAAATTACTCAAGCAGTTGAAAAAATTGTGGCTAGTTTTCAAGCAGGTGGCCGATTGTTTTACACAGGCGCTGGTACTAGTGGACGGCTGGGAGTCTTAGATGCTGCCGAATGTGTGCCGACATTTGGAACTGATCCAGAAATGGTACAAGGATTAATTGCTGGTGGTGAACAGGCGATGACGTTAGCTGTCGAAGGTGCCGAAGATTCGGTAGAATTAGGCGAAAATGATTTAAAAACTCATCATTTATCTGATAAGGATACTGTAGTGGGAATTGCAGCTAGTGGAAGGACGCCATATGTGATTGGTGGTTTAGACTACGCTAAGAAAATTGGGGCATCAGTGATTAGTCTAGCTTGTAATGATCATGCTGAAATTAGCAGACATGCCGAGGTTGCCATTGAGGTTCCGGTAGGTCCAGAGGTTTTAACAGGGTCGACACGTTTGAAGTCGGGAACGGCACAGAAAATGGTTTTAAATATGCTTTCTACAGTTTCAATGGTAGGGATCGGTAAAGTCTATAAAAATTTGATGGTGGACGTAAAACCGACAAATAAAAAACTGGTTGAACGTTCTAAACGTATTATTATGCAAGCAACTGAATGTGATTATGAGATCGCGGAGAAAGCCTTTGTAGATGCAGACCAAAATGTAAAATTAGCAATTGTCATGATTTTAACGAATTTAGATAAAGATGAAGCAGAGGCACGTTTGAAAAATGCAAATGGGTTTGTTCGTGGCACAATTAAGGGAGGTAAGGACTAA
- a CDS encoding MurR/RpiR family transcriptional regulator, translated as MKSILFSIHKQITSFSKSERKVAQFILDNPQQVISMNADILAEQVGVSAATVVRLAKLLSPDGFPGVKIQLSAETKVDDSLYTEVDPKDPLDVVKQKMEFRIGHTIEQTNLTLNDDEVCKAAQLIDQADNVYAYGLGASSIVAADLQQKFIRVGKPVVQTMDTHLIATGIAKPESVLVLISNTGETVESQKLADVAHEHQIPVITITHSQKSSLAKKSDIVLVHDDSEENEQLRTAATTSLMAQLYVVDLLYYSYLTMNFDENAAKIKESSRVIRKHFK; from the coding sequence ATGAAAAGTATTCTATTTTCCATTCATAAACAAATCACATCATTTTCTAAGTCAGAACGTAAAGTCGCCCAGTTTATTTTGGACAATCCGCAACAAGTTATTAGCATGAATGCTGATATTTTAGCTGAACAAGTGGGAGTTAGTGCTGCGACTGTCGTCAGGCTGGCCAAATTACTGAGTCCTGATGGTTTTCCTGGTGTAAAGATTCAGCTTTCTGCAGAAACAAAGGTTGATGATAGTTTATATACCGAGGTTGACCCCAAAGATCCATTGGATGTGGTTAAGCAAAAAATGGAATTTAGAATTGGTCACACGATTGAACAAACGAACCTTACTTTGAACGATGATGAAGTATGCAAAGCGGCACAATTGATTGATCAGGCCGATAATGTGTATGCATATGGACTTGGGGCTTCGAGCATTGTAGCTGCAGATTTACAGCAGAAATTTATTCGAGTGGGCAAGCCAGTTGTACAAACAATGGATACTCATTTAATTGCAACGGGAATTGCAAAACCGGAATCAGTCCTAGTGCTTATTTCAAATACGGGGGAAACGGTTGAAAGTCAAAAACTGGCAGATGTTGCTCATGAACATCAGATTCCTGTAATTACAATTACACATAGTCAGAAGAGTTCGTTGGCCAAAAAAAGTGATATTGTCTTGGTACACGATGATAGTGAAGAAAACGAACAATTAAGAACGGCCGCCACGACTTCCCTAATGGCTCAGTTGTATGTGGTTGATCTTCTCTACTATTCCTATCTTACGATGAACTTTGACGAAAATGCGGCGAAGATCAAAGAATCAAGCCGGGTAATACGCAAACATTTCAAATAA
- a CDS encoding glucose PTS transporter subunit IIA, producing MAEEKIDRIAREIYENVGGPGNVDKLIHCMTRVRMTIIDKDKVDMEDLKKIDGVLGVVDDDTLQVVVGPGTVNKVAQVMVDQVGVKLGEPFPDDAGKNDHLTDKEMVEAKAARVKAEQKAKQKQTPIKRVLKSISNIFIPLIPAFVGAGLIGGIAAVLSNMLVAGDIGKSWSDFIMIMKVIQNGVFSYLAIYVGINSANEFGATPGLGGVIGAVTLLSGVTPEAPLHNIFNGSALSAGQGGIIGVIFAVWILSLVEKKMHQWVPDSIDIIITPTVSLFIVGIFTIFLVMPVAGVISTSLVGAIEWVLNVGGAFSGFVLGALFLPMVMFGLHQILTPIHIEMINKTGMTPLLPILAMAGGGQVGAAIALWIRCHRNHKLTNMIKGALPVGILGIGEPLIYGVTLPLGKPFITACIGGGIGGAVIGGLGNIGAIAIGPSGVALIPLINNGKWLGYVAGLLAAYLGGFIATFFFGIPKDAIDPEAAAVAGDTTVSEADTDTSETQTVAQTVAQTTARTSDTVTAPVEGQQIPVNEVSDPIMAQETMGKSIAVKPNDDSPIYAPVNGKVMFVADTSHAIGYTSDAGEEVLVHIGIDTVNLKGQCFDLTAKPGDVVTRGQIVGKVDWTAVAKAGYDTVTLAIITNSQEFTIDKNSDKTTVEKATVVMNTTPAS from the coding sequence ATGGCTGAGGAAAAAATTGACCGAATTGCTCGAGAAATATACGAAAATGTTGGTGGCCCTGGTAACGTTGATAAATTAATCCATTGTATGACACGAGTTCGAATGACCATCATTGACAAAGATAAGGTTGATATGGAAGACCTTAAAAAGATCGATGGTGTTTTGGGTGTGGTTGATGACGACACGCTCCAAGTAGTTGTTGGACCAGGAACAGTAAACAAAGTTGCTCAAGTGATGGTTGATCAAGTTGGTGTTAAATTGGGGGAACCTTTCCCTGATGATGCTGGTAAAAATGATCATTTGACTGATAAAGAAATGGTTGAGGCTAAGGCAGCTAGAGTTAAAGCGGAGCAAAAAGCGAAACAAAAACAAACACCAATTAAAAGAGTGCTAAAATCAATTTCAAATATTTTCATTCCTTTGATTCCAGCCTTTGTTGGTGCTGGTTTAATTGGTGGAATTGCAGCCGTTCTTTCTAATATGCTTGTAGCGGGTGATATTGGGAAGAGTTGGAGTGACTTCATCATGATTATGAAGGTCATTCAAAATGGTGTTTTCTCCTATCTAGCAATTTATGTCGGAATTAATAGCGCAAACGAATTTGGCGCAACTCCAGGGCTAGGTGGTGTTATCGGTGCGGTTACCCTATTAAGCGGTGTAACACCAGAAGCACCATTGCATAATATTTTCAACGGCTCGGCTCTCTCAGCTGGGCAAGGCGGAATTATTGGTGTTATTTTTGCCGTATGGATTTTGTCGCTTGTTGAAAAGAAAATGCATCAGTGGGTTCCAGATTCTATTGATATTATTATCACACCAACTGTCTCATTATTCATTGTCGGAATCTTCACCATTTTCTTAGTTATGCCAGTTGCAGGAGTTATTTCAACTTCACTAGTTGGCGCAATTGAATGGGTATTAAACGTTGGTGGTGCTTTCTCTGGTTTTGTTCTTGGTGCATTATTCTTACCAATGGTTATGTTTGGACTTCACCAAATTTTGACACCAATTCATATTGAAATGATTAATAAAACTGGTATGACACCATTACTTCCTATTCTAGCGATGGCTGGTGGTGGTCAAGTTGGTGCTGCGATTGCACTTTGGATTCGTTGTCATCGTAACCACAAACTCACTAATATGATTAAAGGAGCTTTACCAGTTGGAATTCTTGGAATTGGAGAACCGTTAATTTATGGAGTAACGTTACCACTTGGTAAACCATTTATCACTGCTTGTATTGGTGGTGGTATTGGTGGTGCCGTTATTGGTGGATTAGGAAATATCGGTGCAATTGCGATTGGCCCTTCAGGAGTTGCCTTGATTCCATTAATTAATAACGGTAAATGGTTAGGCTATGTTGCAGGACTGCTGGCTGCATACTTGGGTGGTTTTATCGCCACATTCTTCTTTGGTATTCCAAAGGATGCGATTGATCCAGAGGCAGCAGCTGTAGCAGGAGACACAACAGTATCAGAAGCTGATACAGACACAAGCGAAACACAAACAGTAGCACAAACAGTAGCACAAACAACTGCAAGAACATCTGATACAGTAACTGCACCAGTTGAGGGACAACAAATTCCTGTAAATGAAGTTAGTGATCCAATTATGGCACAAGAAACAATGGGAAAGAGCATTGCTGTTAAACCAAATGATGATTCACCAATTTACGCACCAGTAAATGGTAAAGTAATGTTTGTTGCAGATACAAGTCATGCGATTGGGTATACAAGTGATGCTGGTGAAGAGGTTTTGGTCCATATCGGAATTGATACGGTTAATCTAAAGGGTCAGTGCTTTGATTTAACCGCCAAACCGGGAGATGTAGTAACACGTGGACAAATTGTTGGAAAAGTGGACTGGACAGCGGTAGCTAAAGCCGGGTATGATACAGTTACGTTGGCCATCATTACAAATAGTCAGGAATTTACAATTGATAAAAATTCTGACAAAACAACAGTTGAGAAAGCAACAGTTGTGATGAATACTACTCCGGCCAGCTAG
- a CDS encoding DUF871 domain-containing protein, with the protein MLGFSIYLDTEINSQTESYIRTMSQHGFTGVFTSVHIPEDDASKYVERLKKLGKICMEQHLELTVDIDYQGLKSLGCSVTDVKKLTQCGISALRLDDGFTNSEIAILSHQLAIALNASTISETDVQVLNVQHANFDHMEAWHNYYPRPETGLDTDWFAEKNMWLKQQHFTVMAFVPGDINFRGPLYQGLPTLEAHRHKNSLVAANELKKNFEVEKIFIGDPLISNKLMAQFEAFFTRNEIQLHVQTSHSELMKQIWHNRPEVARDVVRLVESRQQNQKMSVSVQPHQTTLRKLGTITIDNEDYGRYQGEIQICKKELPLDSKVNVIGQVSQSDVVFLPLIGEKTAIKFMPMEEVK; encoded by the coding sequence ATGCTAGGTTTTTCGATTTATTTGGATACTGAAATTAATAGTCAGACTGAAAGTTATATCAGAACCATGAGTCAACATGGGTTTACCGGTGTATTTACATCAGTTCATATTCCAGAGGATGATGCTTCAAAGTACGTTGAACGTCTAAAGAAACTTGGAAAAATTTGTATGGAACAGCATCTAGAGTTGACCGTTGATATTGATTACCAAGGATTGAAAAGTTTGGGCTGTTCTGTGACTGATGTGAAAAAGCTAACACAATGCGGAATTTCAGCTTTACGTTTGGATGACGGATTTACAAATTCAGAAATTGCCATTTTAAGTCATCAATTAGCCATAGCCTTGAATGCAAGCACTATAAGTGAAACTGATGTGCAAGTATTGAATGTTCAGCATGCTAATTTTGATCACATGGAGGCTTGGCATAACTATTATCCTCGTCCAGAAACTGGCTTAGATACTGATTGGTTCGCTGAGAAGAACATGTGGTTGAAGCAACAACACTTTACAGTCATGGCATTTGTCCCAGGAGATATTAATTTTAGAGGTCCACTTTACCAAGGACTACCAACTTTGGAAGCTCATCGACATAAGAATTCGCTGGTGGCTGCAAATGAATTGAAGAAAAATTTTGAGGTTGAAAAAATATTCATAGGTGATCCACTAATATCAAATAAGTTGATGGCGCAGTTTGAAGCATTCTTTACGCGTAATGAAATTCAGCTTCATGTTCAAACCAGCCATTCTGAACTTATGAAACAAATTTGGCATAATCGTCCCGAAGTAGCACGAGATGTTGTGAGATTGGTAGAATCACGGCAACAAAATCAAAAAATGAGTGTGAGTGTGCAACCACACCAGACAACACTAAGAAAATTGGGAACTATTACGATAGATAATGAGGATTATGGCCGGTATCAAGGCGAAATTCAGATTTGTAAAAAGGAATTACCACTTGATTCAAAAGTAAATGTTATTGGGCAAGTGTCACAGTCCGATGTTGTTTTTTTACCGTTAATTGGAGAAAAGACAGCAATTAAATTTATGCCAATGGAGGAAGTAAAATGA